The window CGGGCCGGCAACTAATCCTTTATTCCAGGCCTTCTTTGACGCAGCTGTGGAGGCTGGCTACTCACGGACTCCTGATGTGAACGGTTTTCGCCAGGAAGGATTCGGGCCGTTTGATAAGCATGTGTACAAAGGCCGGCGCTTTGGGCCTTCACGGGCATATCTGCATCCGGCTATGGGGCGCGAGAACCTCACTGTAAAAACGCGTGCTTTTGTTGCGAATATTGACTTCAATGGTACCCGAGCAACCGGTGTGACATATCAGCAAAACGGGAAGACGCATCAGGTCAGTGCAGGGGAAGTGATTCTGGCCGGGGGTGCAATCAATACGCCGCAGCTGCTGCAACTGTCAGGTGTTGGCGATGCTGAACACTTGCGTTCACTTGGCATCAAACCGGTAGTTGATCTTCCGGGTGTAGGTGAAAACCTTCAGGATCATCTCGAAGCCTACATCCAGTACGCTTGTCCGCAGCCGGTCTCTGAGCAGCCTAACTTGAATAAAGCGCGGATGCCGTGGATCGGTTTGCAATGGCTGCTCGGACGCAAAGGCCCGGCAGCAACCAACCATTTCGAAGGTGGGGGTTTTGTCCGTTCGAACGAGGACGTCGCCTATCCGAATTTGATGTTCCACTTCCTTCCGGTAGCGGTACGGTACGATGGGAAAAAAGCAGACACCGAGCACGGATTCCAGGTGCACGTCGGCCCAATGTACTCCGATGCCCGAGGTTCGTTGAAGATTCGTTCGACGGATCCGAAAGAGCATCCGAGCATGGTCTACAACTACCTTTCGACCGAACAGGACCGCCGCGAGTGGATTGAAGCGATAAAGATTTCACGTGAAATCATGTCTCAGCCAGCTATGGCACCTTATAATTCGGGAGAAATATCACCTGGTCCTTCCGTTCAGACAGACGAAGAGATTTTGGATTGGGTGGCACAAGATGCCGAGACTGCACTTCATCCGAGCTGCACGGCAAAAATGGGGCCAGCTTCAGATCCAATGTCTGTCGTAGACCCGCTGACAATGAAGGTCCATGGACTCGACAATGTCCGGGTTGTCGATGCGTCTGCCATGCCTTATGTCACGAACGGCAATATCCATGCACCCGTATTGATGCTGGCGGAAAAGGCAGCGGACATCATCCTTGGCCGCAAACCGCTGGAGCCGATCGATGCCGACTACTACCGTCATGGCGTACACCCAGCCGACGCAGGCACAGTAAAAGCATAAGCAATAATGCCTTCAATGAGATGGCCTCTTTCAAAATGTATTTGCAAGAATACATTTATGAAAGAGGGCCGTCTCTTTTTTTGCTGGGAAATAGACCTGGCCCTCTCTTAAGAAATAGGGGCTCGCTTTCACCAGGGCACAAAGACGGCATCCGTTCATACTTCCCTCCGGCCGCACTCACAGTGTCTTCTTTGCCGCGGGGCGGGCGGTGAGCCTCGTTCGCTACGTTCCTCGAAAATAAAAACCAATTTTCTTCGTGCGGTGTCAATTCGAAGAAGCTTTTTCAATGTCCTGCGGGATCTCAGCTGTCCCTGCTCCCACAGGACGGAATACGCCTCCTCGAATCCTCACCGCACGAAGGAAATGCGAGGAGTCGAGCCCCTTCCGCGCCAATCAACTGGCACGTGATAAGAAGTCCCGCTTTTATTTTATTCAACCGGTGGTTTGGATGAAAACAAGCAATCCAGCCGCGTATTCTTTTAATGAGAGGACTCTCTGTTATCGCAAATCTCTGGTTTGTTGAATTATCATATAAATCAATTCCTTTATTCTCACCTTGAATGTCCAAAATGGTAAAGAATCACGAATCAAAGTTGTTCAGTGGTTCTGCAAATTGTTGTTATTCAACTGAGTGGATTGGAGCGGAAGGCATGAGACTCCTGCGGGACAAGCGAACAGGGGAGACCCCGCAGGAGCGCCAGCGACGAGGAGGCTCCCCGATCGCCCCGCGGAAAGCGAATGCCTGCAGCGGAAAGGAACGGATAACTTTAAGAAACCCCAAACATCAACATGAAACTTCCACAGAACCGAAACAAAAAAGCTGGTCCCACCAAAAAGGAGAGACCAGCTTCTTCAATTCTTCCACCTATTCTTTTACCCACTCATCAATCAGCTCCTGGTTCTCATCGACCCACTTCTTAGCCCCATCCATAGGATCTTCTGCACTTTCTACATAGTCGATAAGCTGGCCGATTTGCTGATCATCCATCTTCCAGTTTTTGAACCATTCGCTCACTTTAGGATAATCTTCTTCAAATCCGTGTCTCGTCGCATGGTGAATTTTCTCTACTCCGCCAAATGTCTTTTTCGGATCTTCAAGGAACTTCAAGTCATGCTTGGAGAATACCCAGTGCGGGCTCCAAAGTGGTGCCACGATCGGTGCTTCATGTGCTGTTGCTTTTTCGATCTCAGCTAACATTGCAGGTTCAGAACTTGGCACTAGTTCAAAATCAAGATTGTACTCTTCAATTAATTGCTCGGTGACTTCCATCGTACCTGCGCCAGGGTCGAACCCGGTAATTTTTCCATCAAACAAATCTTTATGTTCATTTAAGTCTTCTATACTATTAACCTCTTCTAAATAGGTTGGAACAACAAGCCCGACCTTTGCATGATCATACCAGGTAGCTTCTGAAAAATTAACAGTATCCTGGTACTTTTCTAAATAATTAGCATCCTGGACCGGTAACCATACCTCTAAACTGGCATCCAGGTCACCGCTTTCTAACGCGCTCATCGTAACCCCCATGTCCAATGACGTTAATTTTACGTTATACCCCTTATCCTCTAAAACCACTTTCCACATGTTTGTAACTGCAATATTTTCGGCCCAGTTAATTTGGCCAATCGTCAATTCTTCATTACTTCCTTCTGTGTCTTGAGCTTCTGCTTTTGCTTCACTGTTTTCCTCACTAGTGCTTCCGCATGCTGCCAGTACAGCAGCCATAAGCAGTGCTAAGATTAAACCAAGTTGTTTTCTCCCTTTGTCCATGTTGAAAAACTCCCCTTTTTAGTATGTGGATTAAACAAAAATCTATTCTAAACGTTAAAAACGTTAAGAAATAATTTAACAATGGTACAGCACTGACTTATCCCTTAGCAGTAAAGGGATAAGTGCACGATTCATTTAGCGGGTGGCGATCGTTTATCTTTCTATTGATTTGCCTAATATCAATCCTGGTTATCTTTAGGTATAAATTCGAATATCTTGCCGCTTTTTATGCTTGCAACTAAGTCTTCCAGCCAGTGATAGTATGTTTTGGATTCTTCTAACTGATCATAGTATTCTTTTGCCTCTGCAACAATTTCTGGCGTGCTGGCGGAATCTTTGATGACATTGATAAAATCTTCTTGCGCTTCCTCAATTGCTTCCATATTCATTTTCACTTCGCGTTCCCACATTTGGCAGTAGAACGCCATAAAGGAACGGAAGAAGTTTTTTTCAGCGACATAGGTGTGTTTTCTGGAACCGCGTGTAAATGTTTTTTTCACCATTTCGATTTCCTGGAGTTTGCGGACGCTCGTACTCATACTCGGTTTGCTCATTCCGAGCTCCGTACGCATTTCATCAAGAGTCATCTGATTTTTAAAGTACATCGTCGCATATAAATTTGCTGCAGCTGGTGTTACCCCATACAAATCCATTGTTTCTGCAATGGTGCCAATGACTTTATTTTTGGCTTCTTCTATTTTCATTTTCGATCTTTCAGTGGATTCGTTCATCAAGTTGCTCCTTCAATTGAAAGTAAACCGCATTAAATATTTATTAAATATTCTTCACAAACTTTATGATAACGTGTTCAGATTATATGTCAAATGGAAAACGCAATGTTAACCTGTTGCAAATGATACAAACCTAGCAATCCCAACCGTTCAAGTTAATTTTAATTCTTTCTTGAATTTAGATTTTTGACAGCTTTGAAATGACCATGTTATGATTACCAGAACGTTAAATAAATTTTTAACAAACTTAATTATTTAAAAACTGGAGTTGATAGATGTGAGTCTAAAACAACAATACATAAATGGTGAATGGGTGGGAGCGATTTCAGGCAACACGCGTGATATTATTAATCCATTTAACCAGGAAGTGATTGCCGCTGTTCCAGAAGGTGATGAATCAGATGCAAAAGCGGCAATCGCTGCAGCAAGAGCGGCATTTGATAACGGAGAATGGTCTTCTGTTCCGGCAGCAGAAAGAGGCGCGATCGTCAGGAAAATTGCTGAATTAATAGAAAGAGATAAAGAAGAGCTTGCCAGACTGGAATCTTTAGATACTGGAAAAACAGTAGAGGAAAGCCGTTGGGATATGGATGATATCGCAGGAGTGTTCCGTTATTATGCAGAGCTGGCAGATAAAAATAGCGGGGAACTGATTGAGTCGCCAGTGCCGAACTCGATCAGTAAGGTCGTTCACGAACCTGTTGGTGTCTGTGGCCAGATTACACCCTGGAACTACCCATTGCTGCAAGCATCCTGGAAATTGGCTCCGGCATTAGTTACAGGTAACACACTGATTATGAAGCCAAGTGAAATTACACCACTTACGACGATCAAAGTATTCGAACTGATGGAAGAGGCAGGCGTGCCTGCTGGTGTCGCCAACCTTGTGCTTGGTGCCGGTCATACAGTTGGTGCAGAGCTTTCTGATAACATCGATGTGGACCTTATTTCTTTTACTGGCGGGATTGATACCGGGAAGAAGATTATGCAGGCAGCAAGCGTCAATGTGAAGAAGCTTGCGCTTGAACTGGGCGGGAAAAACCCGAACATCATCTTTGCTGATGCTGATTTCGAGGTGGCTGTTGACCAGGCATTGAACGGGGTATTCTTCCACGCAGGACAAATATGTTCCGCTGGGACAAGACTGATTGTAGAAGAAAGCATTCATGATGAGTTCGTCAACGCACTTGTTGATCGCGTGAAAAAATTCAAGCTCGGAAACGGATTTGACGAAGATACACAAATGGGTCCGCTTATTTCAGCTGAGCACCTTGCGAAAGTGGAAAAGTATGTAGAAACAGGTGTTAAAGAAGGTGCAACATTAGCCGTTGGCGGCAGCCGTCCGGAAGAGCCGGAACTGCAAAACGGATTTTTCTACCTTCCTACCATCTTTACAGACTGTAAATCAGATATGAGCATTGTCCAAGATGAAGCTTTTGGCCCTGTTATCACGGTTGAAAAATTCCGTACAGAAGAGGAAGCGATAAAGCTTGCGAATGACTCTATCTACGGACTTGCCGGCGGCGTTTGGACAAACGACATTGTAAAAGCTGAACGATGTGCAGCAAAGATGCGAATGGGCACTGTCTGGATTAATGAATTCAACCTCTACTTCCCGCATGCACCATGGGGCGGATTTAAGCAGTCCGGTATCGGGCGCGAGCTGGGAAGACCGGGTATTGAAGAATATACCGAAACAAAGCATATATACCAAAACCTTAAACCGGAACCGATCAACTGGTTTTAAACGTGGTGCCTGTCACCACCCGAAGTTTGTCGAATCACCTATTGATTCGGCAGAACTCGGGTAGCGGGAGGCACTCCTTTTATTTCTTCAAATAAATAACCCTTGCTGATCGGTCAGCGGGTTTTCGGGGTTTTTGCTTTCAGCGGCGATTTTTTCCGGCTTGGCGAAATTTGCTCGGGTTGGTCAATAAACAATATCACTGCCAGACGAAATCCGGCCGCTTCCAATAGGAATACCACCCTGAATCATGAGAGTATCTTGTTCCGTTTTGAATGATGGGGGACAAGGTACCTGTCCCAATTCAGCCTGCCTGCTTCACACTAAGTATGGTGATCGTAACCAGGATGAGTGCCATTCCAAGAAGTTGAATGAGGGTCAAATGATCTCCGAGAAGCAAAACGCCAAATAATGAAGCTGTCACCGGCTCTACCATAGCGACCATTGAAGCAGTTGACGGGGCAGTCCATCGAATGCCGATCACATAAAATATAAATGAAATTCCAGCACCCAGAATCCCTAATAGCAGAAACCATCCTATGTCGCTTGACGTCAACACACTGACTGCTTCTTCATTGTCCGTCAAAAGAATAAGGATGAGACAAAATGAAAAAAAAGCGATCGTTAAGATAGTCTGCGGTTTTTCATTTTCCATAGAAGAGGCATTTTTAAACCCGAATATAAACAAAGCATAGGAGAGCCCAGAAGCGAGCCCGGTTGCCGTCCCCAGAAAACTCACTGACATCGATTCGGTGTTGTAGGCACCTGTAAGCAGGATAATCCCAATAAGTACACTGAAAATGCATCCCCATTTAAACCAGGTCGAACGTTCAATTCGGAATAAAAAGGAGATTAACAGGACGAATAAAGGTGCAGTGTACATTAACGTAGCGGCAACAGCAATGCTCGAGGCCTGGATACTTAAAAAATAAAAAGTGAAATTTCCAGCAACACCAACACCCGCTAGTAAGGACCAAAGGGATAAACGAGTGGAGAAGACCCAATTTTGTCTGAAGCGAAAGAGAAGCCACGCGGAAAAAAATATAAATCCAACAGCCCCCCGGTAAAGTGAAATCACAATGGGATCCCAGCCCTTGTTCATTAAAATATCGGCAATCCCGCCACTAATGCCCCAAAATATAGCGGCTAGCATAACTAAGCCTACACCTGCAAATCTCATCGTGTACCTCCTAAAGGTAAGTAATGGTACAAATTTTTGATCAAACTATTAGAAACCCAGCGCGGCCTTACTAACGTAAATTCAAGGGCCTAACAATCCTCTTTACGTTCCTAATCAAACATTTGTATTTTAAAAAAGTTGTAATCGGTAATTCCTTTAATTTCTCATACCTAAACCTAAATCAGATTGTGGATAAAGGATTCAATACCGTGGATGCTTTGAATAAGGCAGACTGGAAGTTGGGCGTGACGCTGACATGGTGATATTGGAAAAATGAGCAGTTTAAACTGGATACAGTCATGCTTATGGAGAAAGTGACGGCAGCGAACGGCTCAGCTGCCAGGAATGTTACATTCGGGAAGTAAGGAGAAGTCGGCCTTTTCTCAAAAAGTAAATAAGCCAACAGCTTTAAAATGAATCATAACCCGAATAAAAAGCATTAGGTAAAAAGCGCCATTATTCGGGTTTTCTGTGTTCTGTCAACGTTTGGAGAAAGGGTTCCAGGTAACGAGCTTATTGTGAGACTGTGTCCCTTTTGGAGACATTACGAATTAACGGTGTCTGGTATAGGTTTAAAGCTGTCATGATCAGGGATATGCTGCATTATAAATCCGTTTGATCAGAAATGACAGCACTCACAGGCATTCACCCGATCCTCTCCAGCTTCATATAGTGAACAGAAAATCAATGGAGAGGAGTGCTGGTTTTGTATCAGGAAGATCCGTATCTTTTTGACAATGACATGTATGAGTGGAACAGTGAAGACCGACAGTACCCGGGAGGTTATTTCGGTCCGCCGCCGGCCGGCGGAGGCATTCCTCCTATGGGACCGCCGCCGGCATTTTCACCCCCTATTCCTGCCTGGCAGTACGGCCCCGCCGGCATGAGCAGTTGTTTGTACCGGAACACGTATATTTGGTTAAGGGACGGCAGCAGTTTTTGGTTTTTCCCGACCTTTGTAGGAAGGAATACAATCGTCGGTTTTAGATGGAGAAGGTTAGGCTGGATTTATCATGTCATCAATCCGAACGCGGTGCGTTCTTTCCAGTGTTTTTAGCGCCAGCAGCGGAAATCAACTTCCCATTTAGGAAGCAACAGCAGCCCTAACCAAATCAGGAAGTGACACACTCTTGTTTATTAAATAGAATCCATCTGATTGAGGGATGGATTCTTTCATGTGTTCTGGAGATTCTTATTAAGTCGTTATAGGGCAGGAACTATATATAAGGCCGGCAAGCATTGAATGGAACTGAAACATGAAACATCGACCGTTATATGCATGCCTGTTGGCACCAAATCATCGATTTCTGCATAATCTAATTGACAACAAGGGGTGCATTCCACATTCGTGTTCATTGTTTTGAATGCAGGGTGTTCTTTGAGTTTTAATAATTCCAAAGAGGCGCAATCACCTTTTATATCCTTCACTCGAAAAAGAAAGGTAGGAAACCAGAGCCAACTGCCTTTTTGCCGACGATAATCTGCAGAAGGCATCACACCATGTGCAATAAATGGTTTTGACCCGCAATACAGGATGAATGGGATTGTATTTTTCTTATTTTTAGCGGATTCGTCAATTGAGGCCTGTATAGAGGGCTCACGTGGATCGATAGTAATTTTCCGTTGAGCATCTGCTATTTTTTCCAAAACGGCTTTCACGCATCTATTTTCGTTCCGGTATCCTTCCAATGGTTCCTTACCCCTTTTCCAGCAAACTGCTTTTTAAGTATCCTTTGAATCGAAGTTGGTTTTGTTTGTATGACCGGCCTATTATGACAGAATCCTTCACCGGTAATAAAAAAAGCACAAAAACCTCCGATCTGTTAATCACGTGGCATAAAAATCAGAGGCTTTTGCGATAAGCAAGTCACTCATGTGCCTGGTCTGGAAACTGGCATCCCATTGTTAGTGCGTTAAAAGAAAGGATGAACTGTTTCCTTATTAAAGTTTATAACGCGGAGTGAGGCAAAGTTCACCCTGGGCAGGTCCTGCCGCTTCAGTGTTGGCTGTAGTGGCACGGATCACATCAAAACGTCCGATCGTGAATACGAAACATCCGCCTGGGGGGATAACAGCTGTTCTGATTGCAGTCCCGCCGGTCCCGTCAACGTTTGCACCTCTCACAAACGCAACAGTCATGTTAGCCTGGCTGCAGTTTTTGATCGTTCCCGAAGCCACAAGAGTGTCACACTGATCGGCATTTGTGCCATACACCACTGTAGGCGTACCTCCTACAGCTACGCTAAAATCACAGCAAATCTTATCCTGGACAAGGTCCTTTTCATTGCAGCAGTTGAAGCAGCAATTGTCATGATTGTTCTTTCCGTTATTCACTTAATCAATAACCTCCTTTGGTTTTTAGACAGCAAGTATTTTGGAAACTCCTGGAACTAGTTTCTATCGCTGTCTGATACTATTAAATGCAAAAGCAGCTTTTTCGCATGTATGCCTGTCTAAATCTCCAGCCTGTTTTTCAGCCGATTTCGTCCAATTTTAATCGTTGCGGGCGACAACCCGGCAACTTGTCTTGATTTGGAAAGAAGAAAGATTACGGAGAATCAGGGAGTGTAAATGGTTCATCTCATAAAAAAGCTCTGCAAAACTATCAGATTTCCAAAGAAAAAACCATCCTGCCGCTTATTGAACGGTCAGGATGGTTTTTTCTTTAACGTCCTGTATAACCAGGCAGGCTGTTTTTACAGCAGCCACCTTATATATGGATAAAGCTAAAGCAATAGGAGAAATGAGGATAAGGAAAAGAGGGGGGACAAGGGACCTGTCCCTCCCGCTTCTCTACCATCTATAAGCCCCTTCGCACGTATTTGCCTCCGGCTCATAATAACAATGCTGTTTAAATTGCCCTGTAAACGGCTGGCCGTACCACTGAGAGGGACATGCGCCGTACGGATTGAAATACCAGAGGGCATACTTGGAAGGATGTTGTCTCCAATACTCCAGGGTTTGTCTGGCTAACCTTTTTTCTGTGCTTCTTGCCCTGTTGTAAAAAACATTGCCTTTTTGAACGGCTTCAAAAGAATAATTTCCTCCTTGCACCTGGAAGATCACATCCCGTATTGACCTTAAATCTTTGAAGTCAAGGCAATTCGCTTTTAGCCGGTTAACAATCACATTTCCAACCATCAGCATCCCGAGCCCGCCTTCACCTTCAGCTTCTGCCCTCATCATCCTTGCCATTAAAGCAACGTCGCTATCTGTATATTTTACTCTTGCCATGTTTTATCACCCCTACATAGAATTTTATGACAGAGGCTTGCAAAAATGCTTGTTTGCCTTACATCGGCACGCCAGGGAAATGTCTGTAAAAAATGCGGCGTTAAACAGACTGATGGCTTTTTGCCGATATGAATGTGTCCAGTGCATTGAAGTACGTTCCGAAACAAATGGGCATATGATGATGGCAGAACTCTGTGAAGGGAATGAGTGGATATGTCTAATGGTAATAACCCGTACCAAAATCCTTACTATGCCAACGGAGCAGCTTATAACGGAGACTGGATGGCAAGGAATCACCAGCCTGTGGTTGATGCAATTCTTTCCGGTCTCAAATATGAAACGTCAGCGATTGATTTATACAGCCGATTAGTGAAAGTAGCGCCGGATGACAAACATAAAAAGGACATACGGCGTGCTTTGGAGGATGAGAAGTCTCATTTAAGGCAATTGACTGACCTGTATACAGCTCTGACAGGAAGCCAGCCTGTGTACCGGGCCAAAAAAATTCGTTTTGACACGTATGAGGAAGGGTTGGAAAAAGCCCATGAAATAATATTGAAGGGCTGTGAAGAATATCGGAGCCGTTATTATGTGACAGATCATCCTCTTATCCGGGATGTGTTTTCGAGGGCTTTTACCGATGAAAGGAGGCATGCTGCACAATTCGGCTCCTTACGATCTTCCAATGAGGCAAGGATTCAATTACAGGATTATGGAGCAAATCCGTTCGCCGTAAATATTGATGAAGCTACCAGGCAAAATACGAATTTCCGTACTGCTTTATGGACAGGAAGTAATATGCAGGTTACACTGATGAGCCTTAATCCCGGAGAAGACATAGGACTTGAAGTTCATCCGGAAGGCGATCAATTCATCCGGGTTGAGCAAGGCCAGGGAGTTGTCCAAATGGGTGATCGTCCAGATAATCTTGATTTTGAAGAAATGGTCGAAGATGACTTTGCCATGATGATTCCTGAGGGCAAATGGCACAATCTGACGAACACTGGAAATATTCCGCTCAAGGTATACGTTATCTATGCGCCGCCCGAGCATCCATTCGGCACCGTCCATGAAACAAAAGCGGACGCAATGGCTGCGGAAGGAAGAAACCGCAGGTACTACTAAATTAGTTATAATGAAAAAGAGAACCCAGTAATGTGCATTTGGGGTTCTCTTCCTTACATATTCCCAATAAATTCTCCTGTTTTTGGTCTCTGTCGGGGTTTCCCTCATTTGTTCTTCGTCTGTTTCACCAGCTGATGCCCAAACACCGCCACACCTGCAGCAATGATCGCATTGACGACTGCATCAGGGGTGAAACCGAAAGAAAAGACTGCGAGAGCGAGTGATACGAAAAAGAGGATCCAGATGATCATCCAATCCGGCACTTTTGGTGTCCGCTTCAAGGCAATGCCAATAATCCACAGCACGGGCACGAGGAACATATAATTCTCATTTAAATAGTGCATGACATCCATGTCGATGCAACTCCCTCCATATATAATGGACTGACCCGTTCCCGGGGCGGCCGGTTCCTAATACGGCTGGTATATGATTGAATTGTGCGTTTTTAAAAATATATGAAGCTGTCCGGAAATATAGTCAGGTGGCGTTGCTTATTTGTTCAGTGGCGTAAAAAAGCCCACCCTGAAGCAAGTCCTGGCGGCTTATGAAGCATGTGTGCGGGAAGTGCAAAAAAATTCTGAAGAAATGGTCATCATCCCGCCAATCAATTATGGGTATGCTCCTAACAGATGGATTTTCAGAGAGTCCTATCAAGGAGCTGGAGCATGACCTCGGGTGAACCACCATAATTGAATAAAAGGAAGCGGCAGAAGCACGTTAATCATCCGGCGTGCTTCTTTTGCTGTTTATAGAAGGCCCCCTTAAAAATATCGCATTCCAATTGCACAAATCTTTTTCACCCCCAAACAAAGGAAATTACAAAATAATTGCGAAATTATTACAAAAGGGGACTGCGTTCGCAGTTCAGCAGCTGCAATGAACATGATACGATAGATAGAGAGACAGGGGAGGGAGTAAGAAAAATGGCTTATACTGTTGAAAAATACAACCCGGCTATTCAAAAAGTAGTTAATAATATTGAAAAAGTAATGATCGGAAAGCGCGAAGCTGCCGTTCTCAGTTTGACCGCCCTTCTTGCCCGGGGGCATGTGCTGCTTGAAGACGTACCGGGAGTCGGTAAAACGATGCTCGTGCGCGCGCTTGCAAAATCGGTAAGCGCAGATTTCAAACGGATTCAGTTCACGCCGGACCTGCTTCCATCAGATTTGACCGGTGTATCCATTTATAATCAGGCTGAAATGAAATTCGAATTCCGTCCGGGCCCGCTGATGGGCAATATCGTCCTTGCCGATGAAATCAACCGGACGTCACCTAAGACACAGGCGGCTTTGCTCGAAGGAATGGAAGAAGGAAGTGTCACGGTCGACGGGGATACAAAAATTTTGCCGAAGCCGTTTTTCGTCATGGCGACGCAAAACCCGATTGACTACGAAGGCACTTATCCGCTTCCGGAAGCCCAGCTCGACCGTTTTTTACTGAAGATGAAGATGGGCTATCCGACTGCAAGTGAAGAGCTTGAAGTGTTGAATCGTGTGCAGGGGGACCATCCGATTGAAATGATTCAGCCGGTTATAACGA of the Bacillus marinisedimentorum genome contains:
- a CDS encoding AAA family ATPase; the protein is MAYTVEKYNPAIQKVVNNIEKVMIGKREAAVLSLTALLARGHVLLEDVPGVGKTMLVRALAKSVSADFKRIQFTPDLLPSDLTGVSIYNQAEMKFEFRPGPLMGNIVLADEINRTSPKTQAALLEGMEEGSVTVDGDTKILPKPFFVMATQNPIDYEGTYPLPEAQLDRFLLKMKMGYPTASEELEVLNRVQGDHPIEMIQPVITKDELLTLQEEVTSIFVDDTIKRYIVDLVNRTRSNNLIQLGASPRGSLSLMKAAQAFSLIHGRDYVLPDDVKFLAPFTLAHRVLLKAEAKFDGRFPEDVIREIVERTNVPIVREMKKS